The genomic window AATGAAACCGAAGCCTGCAGTTTGTACCCGAATGAGCCATTCCGAACATTGGATGACTGCTTCAACGACTTCTTAGCAAAGATGAAGGATGAAAACATGAAGCAAAGCGACGAAAACACGAAGCAAAGTAACGAAATCCCCCCCCCAAAGCCAGTAGTCGAAGCCTTCGCCATCACAGCAACATGTGCTTGACGTTAAAAATATCGACACCAAACTATCCTTTTCTTTACTTCATTCATGTAGAGATGTCAAGTCGATTTCATATGGGTGTGATCACTTCTTTATTCCCCTTTATTTACCTTGTGGTAGGGAAATTGTATTTGAATAAGAGGACTGAGTGTTTAGTCTTTAAGGCTCTCTAATTAGTAAAACAAAATCTGTTCCAGCTATAAAAGGAAGGTGTAGCAGAAGGAGGAGAAACAAAGAACACCAACCTGGCTGTTTTATTTTATACCTTAATGATTTGCTTTCTTATTCTTGTTTGTTTACTATCCCGCAATTAGTAATCAAGATGATTAATTCCCCCCACCCCACCCCCAAAATAAAGGCAAGTTACTTGTATTAGTATTGTAATGCCAGATCAAACATGAAGACTCTGTTGAAGCAGCTGTATTATTCAACATTGGCTTGTTCAGGCCCAACCAATTCCAACCTCATCTCCTGCTACTTCTCCCTTATTAACTCCTCGCCAAACTGCAAGCATTTACGCCACCTTCACGCTCGCTTGCTCAGGACCTCGCTTTATGACAATGTTGTTCTTAGTTCTAGGCTTGTTTTGGCTTATTCTCGGCACAAACACCTCGTCCCTTACTCTCTTTCCGTCTTCTTTCATATGCCCCAAAGGAATATCTATTCTTGGAATATCATAATCGGCGAGTTCTCCCGCTCAAATTCCCCCTGTCAAGCCATACATTTGTTTCTTCATATGTGGCAGAGCTCTAATGTCAGACCTGATGACTTCACTCTCCCGCTTGTTTTAAGGGCATGCGTGGGTTGTGGACTGGTGAACCTAGCTGTCTCTTTTCATGGGTTGTGCGTCAAATTGGGTTTCGAAAGGAGTCCATTTGTTGCTTCTGCTCTGGTTTTCTTGTATGTTAGTTTTGGGAAGATTTTTTATGCACGAGTCCTATTTGATGGAATGCCAAAAAGAGATGCAGTGATGTGGACGGCAATGTTGGATGGATATGCAAAACATGAGGAACCGACTTTGGGTTTGGAATTGTTTAGAGAGATGGTCGATGCTGGGGTTACGCCTGATTGGGTGGTTATGTTAAGCTTGGTTTTAATGTGCGGACAATTGGGGTGGTTAAAGCATGGGAAGAGTGTTCATGGATGGTGTGTGAAAAGGTGGTTGGGGATGGAATTGAATTTAGGGAATGCTATTGTTGATATGTACTTAAAGTGTGCTATGTTAACTTATGCTCACAGGGTTTTCGATATGATGAACCAAAGAGATGTCATTTCTTGGAGCTCTCTCATATTGGGATACGGGTTGAGCGGGAATGTTACTACTGCATTGGAACTTTTGAGGATATGATTGCCAAGGGGATAAAACCCAATGAAGTTACATTTCTTGGTATATTATCAGCATGTGCGCATGGTGGAGAAGCAGAAATAGCAACTTCATGTTTTGAAATGATGAGAGATTATGGGGTGACGCCAGAGTTGAAACACTATGCGAGCATGGTTGATTGTTTGGCGAGAGCAGGGCTTTTGGAGCAGGCAGAGGATTTTATAAAAGGAATGCCTATGGAACCTGATGCAGCCATTCTAGGAGCTATTGTAGCCGGGTGTCGAGTTCATAATAATGTTGAAGTAGGTGAACGAATAGCAAAGAAACTTATTAGTCTAGAGCCAGAGAAAGcaggttattatgttttgttgTCAAACATATACGCCGCTGCTAGCAAGTTTGATGAAGCTGAGAAAGTAAGGGAGCTAATGAAGGGGAAAAATGTATCCAAAGTAGCAGGTTGTAGCTTGATTGAGTCGAAGACATGGCTTTCTTCTTCACCAAAACAATGAAGGTTTTTTTGGTCGCTTTGCTGTGCCTACGAGTAGGTAGATAAAGAATGTTGGGGGTCTTATAGGGCCTGAAATTGGTTGGCCTTATAGATTTCCATGGGCTACCCGCCCCATTCTCCACTCCAACATCGTTTTTTATTATCAAGATTAATGTAATGGACCACATATTTGCttgtatattatataatttatattggGAACTTGAAAATCGCTTAAATATTTCTCTTTTGGTTACAAAAGAGGATGAAGCTAAAGTTTTTCTTCCATCAATAGACTCTCCTTGATCTGCGACAAAGTTGTGTTGTGAAGGGATGTAGTTAAATTTACATCTCCATTGTCGACGCAGTAACTCTCTAATGAGCGATAAGGGCGAAGTCAGAAAATTCTTTTTGatggttgaaattaaattgtaatttttatgatagtaaaaatgtaattgtacaattttaatagcttatattttataattttaaaggattaaatgaaagttttatcatttttagagagttaaaatataattttatctttattaatttaaaattttaaaaactttaacagatctatataaaaaaatttctattttagggaGAGATTGGGGCCCTACCAGCCCCTAGTCACGCCCTTAATGAGCGATACCAAATAATATAATGGATCCTTACACTAACTCctaatttcatcaaaaaataaGAGATTTTTCTCTACAAACACATTTCTATATACCCTCTATTCCATGTCATAAGCAACCCTGGATAGATGCCCCAAAGTTCTGCAAACTCAATGTTGTAGTTTCCACAATTAGGATCACGTCGATTTGGtagatttttttagattttttaactGTTCATCATAATTCAATTTGACTCAGTttgattttctattttttcatattaattttttattttaaatttttagatttattttgagaaaatgagctttgtttttctgtttttgaatattatttgacaaTTTATTCATAAATATTTGTAAAAGACAATATTTCTCAagaacttttaatttattttcattattgtaaataaaaataaaaataaaaataaaaatatattaaataaaaaattaatttcaattcaatttcaagtaattacgatttttaaatttacattcaataaatCCACTAAACATTTCAGTTTGagtaaatttttggtttttcaattttccttgctaaGCCCTACCTACAATGTGCCTGAAAACCACCAAGCCAATTTCCAGCACCATCCCTTAGTACTCCTCCTACGCTTGCAACCATTACTGTATCAGTTATCATATCTGATTATCCATAGCTCCTATTGACGTTTTAACTTCAAAAATTGGTATTTTGGCTTCTTCTCCTAACCGAAGAGAGCTTCAACTCTTGATTTCATCCTGCCACCATCAATTGCATTGCCCCATTCATGCAAGCCCCGATAGATGCTAGTAAGCTTGTTCTCAACAGTCACTATCTTACTAGGAAAGCAAAAATTCTTCCTCCACTTCCATATACGCCAACAAACATAGGAGAACAACGTACCCCAGTCCCATGTTCCCTACTTCCTTTGGCTCAAGCTTGCATAAATTAAACATAAACCATGGCACATGACCACAAGTGAAGAAGCTCGTGCCCGTATTGCCACCAAGCAAGACTACCATGTTTCCTTAACCGCGGAACAATCGCAAAGGACATGCAAAGTATTCTCAGTTGTCGCAACACATACACTACAGTTTTCAGTAGAAGAAAGGCGTCAAAGTTTAAGGTTGACATTGGTCATTATCCTGTCTATCTAAGCTAACTAGAGAAAATGTTGTATTCATGGTTGACATCGAGTTTTCCAAATGGTCTTAACAAAAGGATATTGGTGGTCATCCAACTTAAGAAGAACATCATAACCTGACTTTAGAGAAAATTACCCATTGGATGTTTTGCTCCAAATCAACTCATTCGCATGGTGGCTAAAAAAGAGAGGAGGTAGAGCCTGCAAT from Gossypium hirsutum isolate 1008001.06 chromosome D12, Gossypium_hirsutum_v2.1, whole genome shotgun sequence includes these protein-coding regions:
- the LOC107946450 gene encoding LOW QUALITY PROTEIN: pentatricopeptide repeat-containing protein At4g14170-like (The sequence of the model RefSeq protein was modified relative to this genomic sequence to represent the inferred CDS: inserted 1 base in 1 codon); this translates as MKTLLKQLYYSTLACSGPTNSNLISCYFSLINSSPNCKHLRHLHARLLRTSLYDNVVLSSRLVLAYSRHKHLVPYSLSVFFHMPQRNIYSWNIIIGEFSRSNSPCQAIHLFLHMWQSSNVRPDDFTLPLVLRACVGCGLVNLAVSFHGLCVKLGFERSPFVASALVFLYVSFGKIFYARVLFDGMPKRDAVMWTAMLDGYAKHEEPTLGLELFREMVDAGVTPDWVVMLSLVLMCGQLGWLKHGKSVHGWCVKRWLGMELNLGNAIVDMYLKCAMLTYAHRVFDMMNQRDVISWSSLILGYGLSGNVTTALEXFEDMIAKGIKPNEVTFLGILSACAHGGEAEIATSCFEMMRDYGVTPELKHYASMVDCLARAGLLEQAEDFIKGMPMEPDAAILGAIVAGCRVHNNVEVGERIAKKLISLEPEKAGYYVLLSNIYAAASKFDEAEKVRELMKGKNVSKVAGCSLIESKTWLSSSPKQ